One window of the Burkholderia ubonensis subsp. mesacidophila genome contains the following:
- a CDS encoding ATP-dependent nuclease, whose product MFIEKVQINNFRSIRNGDVSFGEISTFLGRNGVGKSTVLYALESFYNVGAQYSCLDYYNHEQTDTSIRIRITYGGLRPDEAAEFGSYVHGGKLIVTKVINQGGARYFGTLAQIPSFAELRRLGAKEKRAGMKTLIESGAVPGFPDLPTKGDDVDRVMEEYEAAHPELTEPIECETQFFGPRNVGGGKLDKFTKFVLVPAVRDAATEMEKRGAIMQLLDLIVTRRISSRQDFQEFKQEFDAKARQLYGKENLPELAELGTLVTDRLKRYAPGAELLIDFAELKPPTIPLPDAVVTVSEDNFKVPVRYNGHGLQRALILALLEQLSMTQPDPVAANDTGAAAPQEPLRLPDLILAIEEPELYLHPARSRYLAKVLRDLARRDTDAALPGIQVVCVTHSPYFVAVEHFDEVRMCRKAASTDANEPHVTTFTSFTRHQAAQRLAEVTGRPPEDFTADTFAARAAPVLNSIVNEGLFADVAVVVEGDSDVAALWAMQTAMDQKWDELGIVVVPVSGKNNIDRAVVAFQGFGIPTYFIFDGDKPKNKGATTNRTLLQLGAAAATDFPATGINRGCAVFEDNLETYLQGVAGEHYESLRDKCSAQYGYDYPNKALKNSEVMAMFLQEARAVGIEFPILQKIVEMISSIARELRIAPTGTTKPK is encoded by the coding sequence ATGTTTATCGAGAAGGTGCAAATTAACAACTTTCGATCCATCAGGAACGGGGACGTATCTTTCGGGGAAATTAGCACCTTCCTAGGCCGAAATGGTGTCGGGAAATCGACAGTACTGTACGCACTGGAGTCATTCTATAACGTTGGCGCTCAATACTCCTGCCTCGATTACTACAACCACGAGCAGACCGACACGAGCATCCGGATACGAATCACCTACGGTGGTCTTCGGCCAGACGAGGCTGCCGAATTCGGTAGTTATGTTCATGGCGGCAAGCTGATAGTGACCAAAGTTATCAATCAAGGTGGCGCGCGCTACTTTGGAACACTAGCCCAAATCCCCAGCTTTGCCGAGTTGAGAAGGCTAGGAGCCAAAGAAAAGCGTGCGGGAATGAAAACGCTGATCGAAAGCGGTGCTGTTCCGGGCTTTCCCGATCTTCCGACTAAAGGGGATGACGTAGATCGTGTGATGGAAGAATATGAGGCCGCACATCCCGAGCTCACCGAGCCAATCGAGTGTGAGACCCAGTTTTTTGGACCGCGCAATGTCGGGGGCGGCAAGCTCGACAAGTTCACGAAGTTCGTACTCGTGCCTGCCGTCAGAGACGCAGCTACCGAAATGGAAAAACGCGGCGCGATCATGCAACTGCTCGACCTCATCGTTACGCGCCGTATTAGTAGCCGCCAAGATTTCCAGGAATTCAAGCAAGAATTCGATGCGAAGGCACGTCAGCTCTATGGCAAGGAGAACCTTCCCGAACTGGCCGAGCTGGGTACTTTGGTTACCGACCGGCTCAAGCGCTATGCACCAGGCGCGGAACTGCTGATTGACTTTGCAGAACTAAAGCCGCCAACGATCCCGTTACCGGATGCAGTCGTGACAGTTTCCGAGGACAACTTTAAAGTGCCGGTTCGGTACAACGGGCACGGACTGCAGCGCGCACTGATCCTCGCCCTGCTAGAACAGCTCTCCATGACTCAGCCAGATCCCGTCGCGGCCAACGACACAGGCGCAGCCGCGCCACAGGAACCGCTGCGGCTTCCCGATCTAATACTAGCGATTGAAGAACCCGAGTTATATCTGCATCCCGCCCGCAGCCGATACTTGGCGAAGGTTCTTCGCGACCTAGCTCGACGCGACACTGATGCAGCGCTTCCCGGTATTCAGGTAGTGTGTGTCACGCATTCGCCCTACTTTGTCGCTGTCGAACACTTCGATGAGGTGCGCATGTGCCGCAAAGCAGCGTCGACCGACGCCAATGAACCGCATGTGACAACTTTCACGAGTTTCACGCGGCATCAAGCTGCTCAGCGTCTCGCAGAAGTAACCGGTCGGCCGCCGGAGGATTTTACTGCCGATACGTTCGCCGCACGCGCCGCGCCTGTGCTGAACTCAATCGTGAACGAGGGGCTGTTTGCTGACGTTGCCGTGGTCGTTGAAGGAGATTCGGATGTGGCCGCACTATGGGCGATGCAAACGGCCATGGACCAGAAATGGGATGAACTGGGTATTGTGGTCGTTCCGGTCAGCGGCAAGAACAACATCGACCGAGCAGTCGTCGCCTTTCAAGGGTTCGGCATCCCAACCTACTTCATATTCGATGGCGACAAGCCAAAGAATAAAGGGGCGACTACGAACAGAACTCTTCTGCAACTGGGGGCGGCTGCTGCAACCGATTTCCCTGCCACGGGGATAAATCGAGGTTGCGCCGTTTTTGAGGACAATCTTGAGACGTACCTGCAAGGGGTTGCGGGGGAGCACTATGAATCGCTGCGTGACAAATGTTCCGCTCAATATGGATATGATTACCCAAATAAGGCCCTCAAAAACTCAGAGGTAATGGCAATGTTTCTCCAAGAAGCACGCGCAGTAGGTATCGAGTTTCCGATCCTTCAGAAAATTGTCGAAATGATCTCATCCATAGCCAGAGAGCTTCGAATTGCCCCAACTGGGACAACAAAACCTAAGTAG
- a CDS encoding DUF2905 domain-containing protein: MQRTLLICGLLLVAASLGWRWLARLPLGRLPGDFHIVRDGFSLYVPLATCAVLSVALTVLVWLLRR, translated from the coding sequence ATGCAACGAACGCTTCTGATCTGCGGATTGCTGCTGGTCGCCGCGAGCCTTGGCTGGCGCTGGCTCGCGCGGCTTCCGCTCGGCCGCCTGCCGGGCGACTTCCACATCGTGCGCGACGGGTTCAGCCTCTACGTTCCGCTGGCGACGTGCGCGGTGCTGTCGGTCGCGCTGACGGTGCTGGTCTGGCTGCTGCGGCGATGA
- a CDS encoding helix-hairpin-helix domain-containing protein produces MQTTDSRNDEENRKIASCLREAAERLADQGANAYRAGAYRAAADTIDGLGQDVRTLFNAGGVDALDALPRIGTGIAQAIAELLLAGRWRQLERLRGDTVSASPFEAVPGIGRELAMRIHDALHIGTLEDLEAAARTGRLETVAGVGPRRAAGIRAALDEVLSRRRRWHGSTRDTSLGAEPPVELLLYVDRIYRARAAAGALPAIAPKRVVPDARPPLPVLHLTKGGWHFTALFMHTGRAHEPGRTTADWVAMYFYDDVLREHERTVFTEAHGVLAGKRVVRGRERECEVYYAG; encoded by the coding sequence ATGCAGACGACCGACAGCCGCAATGACGAGGAAAACCGGAAGATCGCCAGTTGCCTGCGCGAGGCGGCCGAGCGCCTGGCCGACCAGGGGGCGAACGCGTACCGGGCCGGCGCATACCGCGCGGCGGCGGACACGATCGACGGTCTCGGGCAGGATGTCCGGACTCTCTTCAACGCCGGCGGGGTCGATGCGCTCGACGCGCTGCCGCGGATCGGCACGGGCATTGCGCAGGCGATCGCCGAGCTGCTGCTCGCCGGCCGCTGGCGGCAGCTGGAGCGGCTGCGCGGCGACACGGTGTCGGCGTCGCCGTTCGAGGCCGTGCCCGGCATCGGCCGCGAACTCGCGATGCGCATTCACGACGCGCTGCACATCGGCACGCTCGAGGATCTCGAGGCGGCCGCCCGCACCGGCCGGCTCGAAACCGTGGCGGGCGTCGGCCCGCGCCGCGCGGCGGGCATTCGCGCGGCGCTCGACGAGGTGCTGAGCCGCCGGCGGCGGTGGCACGGCTCGACGCGCGACACCAGCCTCGGCGCGGAGCCGCCGGTCGAACTGCTTCTGTATGTCGATCGTATCTATCGCGCAAGGGCTGCCGCCGGTGCGCTGCCGGCCATCGCGCCGAAGCGCGTGGTACCGGACGCCCGGCCGCCGCTTCCCGTGCTGCATCTCACGAAAGGCGGCTGGCATTTCACAGCGCTGTTCATGCATACCGGGCGCGCGCATGAGCCTGGCCGCACCACGGCCGACTGGGTCGCAATGTACTTCTATGACGACGTGCTAAGGGAGCATGAGCGCACGGTGTTCACCGAAGCGCATGGTGTGCTGGCCGGCAAGCGGGTCGTGCGCGGGCGGGAAAGGGAGTGTGAGGTGTATTACGCTGGGTGA
- a CDS encoding DUF2938 domain-containing protein translates to MNQTADILLRLLLIGAGGTLMMDLWALFRRRAFGIPSLDYALVGRWLGHMAAGRFRHASIVAASPVRHERPLGWLAHYAIGIAFAGLPVAIAGTQWISAPTLLPALAAGIGSVAAPFFMMQPAFGFGIAAARTPQPSVARRRSLVTHLSYGLGLYLAAHGVLALMP, encoded by the coding sequence ATGAACCAGACAGCCGACATCCTGCTCCGCCTGCTGCTGATCGGCGCGGGCGGCACACTCATGATGGATCTCTGGGCGCTGTTCCGGCGGCGCGCGTTCGGCATTCCGTCGCTCGACTACGCGCTGGTCGGCCGCTGGCTCGGCCACATGGCGGCCGGCCGGTTCCGGCATGCGTCGATCGTCGCCGCGTCGCCGGTGCGGCACGAACGGCCGCTCGGCTGGCTCGCGCACTACGCGATCGGCATCGCGTTCGCCGGGCTGCCGGTCGCGATCGCGGGAACGCAATGGATCAGCGCGCCGACGCTGCTGCCCGCGCTCGCCGCGGGCATCGGGAGCGTGGCCGCGCCCTTCTTCATGATGCAGCCGGCATTCGGCTTCGGCATCGCCGCGGCGCGCACGCCGCAGCCGAGCGTCGCGCGCCGCCGCAGCCTCGTCACGCATCTGTCCTACGGGCTGGGCCTGTACCTCGCCGCACACGGGGTGCTTGCGCTCATGCCGTGA
- a CDS encoding HpnL family protein, with protein sequence MTRAGMILLSLGTALFVALLAWQGVGAVASTFLAAGWGLALVAAFHVVPLVIDAAAIAVMFRKGEPGAELGNALRARWVGESVNSLLPAGQIGGPVLMVRYLAQRGTRMADAAAAITVSTTMQALAQMAFALVGIAAFSMVATHESVAHLRTPALIATGVLGGCALLFYAAQRRGLFGRGLRVASKLLGPRDWSSLATRADAIDAAVGTLYGERRKVASTFALSFVGWIVGTAEVWLALHFLGHPVSWLDALLLESVGQAIRGAAFAIPGSLGAQEGGYLLLAPLVGLPPDAALALSLAKRARELALGLPGLLYLHFSERNWQRRRAPQPLAD encoded by the coding sequence ATGACACGCGCCGGCATGATCCTGCTGTCCCTCGGGACGGCCCTGTTCGTCGCCCTGCTCGCGTGGCAGGGCGTCGGCGCGGTCGCGTCGACGTTCCTTGCGGCCGGCTGGGGGCTCGCGCTCGTCGCGGCGTTCCACGTCGTGCCGCTCGTGATCGATGCGGCGGCGATCGCGGTGATGTTCCGCAAGGGCGAGCCCGGCGCCGAGCTCGGCAACGCGCTGCGCGCGCGCTGGGTCGGCGAATCGGTCAACAGCCTGCTGCCCGCCGGGCAGATCGGCGGCCCCGTGCTGATGGTGCGCTACCTCGCGCAGCGCGGCACGCGGATGGCGGATGCCGCCGCGGCGATCACCGTCAGCACGACGATGCAGGCGCTCGCGCAGATGGCGTTCGCGCTCGTCGGCATCGCCGCGTTCAGCATGGTCGCGACCCACGAATCGGTCGCGCACCTGCGCACGCCGGCGCTGATCGCGACCGGCGTGCTCGGCGGCTGCGCGCTGCTGTTCTATGCCGCGCAGCGGCGCGGGCTGTTCGGCCGCGGCCTGCGCGTCGCATCGAAGCTGCTCGGCCCGCGCGACTGGTCGTCGCTCGCGACCCGCGCGGACGCGATCGACGCGGCGGTCGGCACGCTGTACGGCGAGCGCCGCAAGGTGGCGTCGACCTTCGCGCTGAGTTTCGTCGGCTGGATCGTCGGCACCGCGGAAGTGTGGCTCGCGCTGCATTTCCTCGGGCATCCGGTGAGCTGGCTCGACGCGCTGCTGCTCGAAAGCGTCGGCCAGGCGATCCGCGGCGCCGCCTTCGCGATCCCGGGCTCGCTCGGCGCGCAGGAAGGCGGCTACCTGCTGCTCGCGCCGCTCGTCGGCCTGCCGCCCGACGCGGCGCTCGCGCTGTCGCTCGCGAAGCGCGCGCGCGAACTCGCGCTCGGCCTGCCCGGCCTGCTCTATCTGCATTTCAGTGAAAGAAACTGGCAGCGGCGCCGTGCGCCGCAGCCCCTCGCCGACTGA
- a CDS encoding helix-turn-helix domain-containing protein: MGRLDIADVARHAGLPASTLRYYEEKGLIASNGRRGLRRQYDQAVLQRLALIALGREAGFSLDEIGAMFGAGGEPDIDRAKLDAKADELDRTIRRLSAVRDVLRHAAACPAPSHLECQSFQKLLRIVEHRGGTRRVKQAGTAGA, from the coding sequence ATGGGCCGTCTGGATATTGCCGACGTTGCGCGTCATGCGGGCTTGCCCGCGTCGACGCTGCGCTATTACGAGGAAAAGGGGTTGATCGCGTCGAACGGGCGGCGCGGGTTGCGGCGGCAGTACGATCAGGCCGTGCTGCAGCGGCTTGCGCTGATCGCGCTCGGCCGCGAGGCCGGGTTCTCGCTCGACGAGATCGGCGCGATGTTCGGCGCGGGCGGCGAGCCCGACATCGACCGCGCGAAGCTCGACGCGAAAGCCGACGAGCTGGATCGCACGATCCGCCGGCTCAGCGCGGTGCGCGATGTGCTGCGGCACGCGGCGGCCTGTCCGGCGCCGAGCCATCTGGAATGCCAGAGTTTCCAGAAGCTGCTGCGCATCGTGGAGCACCGGGGCGGTACGCGGCGCGTGAAGCAGGCTGGTACGGCCGGCGCGTGA
- a CDS encoding HAD family hydrolase → MSVPIAWVLFDMEGVLTHYDRAARVARLSALTGRPPEAVRYAIWESGLEARADAGEITPDAYLDELGDLLNCRVSRDAWLDARRASITPNPDTLALAEQVGERCLIAVLTNNCRLVTDHLDYLNPPVARLFGAHVYPSASFGAAKPAKRAYLGCVGLLGARPDATLFIDDTDANVAGAVDAGLLGYRFVDAVSLGDELRRHGLI, encoded by the coding sequence ATGAGCGTGCCGATCGCGTGGGTGTTGTTCGATATGGAGGGCGTGCTGACGCACTACGATCGCGCGGCGCGGGTTGCGCGCCTGTCGGCGCTCACGGGCCGGCCCCCGGAGGCCGTGCGCTACGCGATCTGGGAGTCCGGCCTCGAAGCGCGCGCGGACGCCGGCGAGATCACGCCGGATGCTTATCTGGATGAGCTCGGCGACCTGCTGAATTGCCGCGTCAGCCGCGATGCGTGGCTCGATGCACGTCGTGCGTCGATTACGCCGAACCCAGATACGCTCGCGCTGGCGGAGCAGGTTGGCGAGCGGTGCCTGATCGCGGTGCTCACGAACAACTGCCGGCTTGTTACCGATCATCTCGATTACCTGAATCCGCCAGTCGCGCGGCTGTTTGGTGCGCATGTGTACCCGTCAGCGTCGTTCGGCGCGGCCAAGCCGGCTAAGCGCGCGTATCTCGGCTGCGTTGGGTTGCTTGGCGCGCGGCCGGATGCGACGCTGTTCATCGACGATACCGATGCGAATGTCGCGGGGGCGGTCGATGCCGGCCTGCTCGGCTATCGCTTTGTCGATGCGGTGTCGCTCGGGGACGAACTGCGGCGGCATGGATTGATTTAG
- a CDS encoding HalD/BesD family halogenase: MTPSTRDDSVLNPARPAPVRAAAATPDRTVADCVGRLDVGRLRDDYTRQGSFLYLDTFLPPDAHAKLADAARTLTADLNRNYLPGHKQGGSVSRHTIDAKAPYIAELYRSKALIGFLEKLTGDTLLLSPDDDPHAYALYYYTKPGDHIGWHYDTSYYDGRRYTLLIGVIDDSSCRLDYELHTRNPDVPDEPGTVQIADGGIVLFDGDKLRHRVTPLGQNEMRVSLTFEYVTDPGMRPWKRFISNMKDAIAYFGFRQVFKQLATRRTTGS, encoded by the coding sequence ATGACTCCCAGCACACGCGACGACTCCGTGCTGAACCCGGCACGCCCCGCGCCCGTGCGCGCAGCGGCGGCCACGCCAGACCGCACCGTGGCCGACTGCGTCGGCCGGCTCGACGTCGGCCGCCTGCGCGACGACTACACGCGCCAGGGGTCGTTCCTGTATCTCGACACGTTCCTGCCGCCCGACGCGCACGCGAAGCTCGCGGACGCCGCGCGCACGCTCACGGCCGACCTCAACCGCAATTACCTGCCCGGCCACAAGCAAGGCGGCAGCGTGAGCCGCCACACGATCGACGCGAAGGCGCCGTACATTGCCGAGCTGTACCGCTCGAAGGCGCTGATCGGCTTCCTCGAGAAGCTCACAGGCGACACGCTGCTGCTGTCGCCGGACGACGATCCGCACGCATACGCGCTGTATTACTACACGAAGCCGGGCGACCACATCGGCTGGCACTACGACACGTCGTACTACGACGGCCGCCGCTACACGCTGCTGATCGGCGTGATCGACGACTCTTCGTGCCGCCTCGACTACGAGCTGCATACGCGCAACCCGGACGTGCCCGACGAGCCGGGCACGGTGCAGATCGCCGACGGCGGCATCGTGCTGTTCGACGGCGACAAGCTGCGCCATCGCGTCACGCCGCTCGGCCAGAACGAGATGCGCGTGTCGCTCACGTTCGAATACGTCACCGACCCCGGCATGCGGCCGTGGAAGCGCTTCATCTCGAACATGAAGGACGCGATCGCGTACTTCGGGTTCCGCCAAGTGTTCAAGCAGCTGGCGACGCGACGCACGACCGGGTCATGA
- a CDS encoding CDP-alcohol phosphatidyltransferase family protein produces the protein MDQRKTAKRSEPPLPRTWDARLARALVRPLVDTPVTPNHLTTVRLLIGLAGAWALAQGGYGWSNIGAFLIVLSNFVDHTDGELARISGKSSKIGHFYDLAADALVTIALFVSMGVGIVAQGGQMAASPVLLGAAAGAAVALIFYLRMRIESFAGKAGTKQAFAGGFETEDVLYLLPLVTLVNGVEPFLLAASIGAPLFAAWVVIDWWRIVRRGALPQNPTEIQASK, from the coding sequence ATGGACCAAAGAAAAACCGCCAAACGTTCCGAGCCACCGCTACCCCGCACGTGGGATGCGCGGCTCGCGCGCGCCCTCGTCCGGCCGCTCGTCGACACCCCCGTTACCCCGAATCACCTCACCACTGTCCGCCTGCTGATCGGCCTTGCCGGCGCCTGGGCCCTTGCCCAAGGCGGCTACGGCTGGAGCAATATCGGCGCGTTCCTGATCGTGCTGTCGAACTTCGTCGACCACACCGACGGCGAACTCGCGCGCATCAGCGGCAAGTCGAGCAAGATCGGGCATTTCTACGACCTCGCGGCGGACGCGCTCGTCACGATCGCACTGTTCGTCAGCATGGGCGTCGGCATCGTCGCCCAAGGCGGCCAGATGGCCGCGTCGCCGGTGCTGCTCGGCGCGGCGGCCGGCGCGGCGGTCGCGCTGATCTTCTATCTGCGGATGCGGATCGAATCGTTCGCCGGCAAGGCCGGCACCAAGCAGGCGTTCGCAGGCGGCTTCGAGACCGAGGACGTTCTCTACCTGCTGCCGCTCGTGACGCTCGTCAATGGCGTCGAACCGTTCCTGCTGGCGGCGTCGATCGGCGCGCCGCTGTTCGCCGCCTGGGTCGTGATCGACTGGTGGCGCATCGTCCGTCGCGGCGCCCTGCCGCAGAACCCAACCGAAATCCAGGCAAGCAAATGA
- a CDS encoding CapA family protein: MSAARDARPAGCARLFLCGDVMTGRGIDQILPHPGDPRLFEPVCGSARDYVRLAEQANGRLPSARDDAYPWGDALGVLDRVQPDARIVNLETAVTASDDRWPGKTVLYRMHPDNVGCLLRARLDCCVLANNHTLDWGRAGLDDTLATLVRAGIRPVGAGRDAAEAAAPAVVECAGGVRVRIGAFASPSAGVPDAWAARSGHAGVNLLPDLSPERAEAIGRGLAQARRAAGDVNVVSLHWGGNWGYAASADERGFAHRLIDTGGVDIVYGHSSHHVRGIERYRGRLILYGCGDFLNDYEGIAGYRAFRPDLALMYFPLVDTASGALCDLFMAPMQIRQLSVRRAPDEGVAWLADTLERESAVFGTHVCADATGMLTLRD; this comes from the coding sequence ATGAGCGCGGCGCGCGACGCGCGGCCCGCAGGCTGCGCGCGCCTGTTCCTGTGCGGCGACGTGATGACGGGGCGCGGGATCGACCAGATCCTGCCGCATCCGGGCGATCCGCGCCTGTTCGAGCCGGTATGCGGCTCCGCGCGCGACTACGTGCGGCTCGCCGAGCAGGCGAACGGCCGGCTGCCGTCCGCACGCGACGACGCGTATCCGTGGGGCGACGCGCTCGGCGTGCTGGATCGCGTGCAGCCGGACGCGCGGATCGTCAATCTCGAGACGGCCGTCACGGCCAGCGACGACCGCTGGCCCGGCAAGACGGTGCTGTACCGGATGCATCCGGACAATGTCGGCTGCCTGCTGCGCGCGCGTCTCGACTGCTGCGTGCTCGCGAACAACCACACGCTGGACTGGGGGCGCGCGGGCCTCGACGACACGCTCGCAACGCTCGTGCGCGCGGGGATCCGTCCGGTCGGCGCGGGGCGCGACGCGGCGGAGGCGGCCGCGCCGGCTGTCGTCGAATGCGCAGGCGGCGTGCGGGTGCGCATCGGCGCGTTCGCGTCGCCGAGCGCTGGCGTGCCCGACGCGTGGGCCGCGCGCAGCGGGCACGCGGGCGTCAACCTGCTGCCGGACCTGTCGCCCGAGCGCGCGGAGGCGATCGGGCGCGGCCTCGCTCAAGCCCGCCGCGCGGCCGGCGACGTGAACGTCGTGTCGCTGCATTGGGGTGGCAACTGGGGATACGCGGCGAGCGCCGACGAGCGCGGGTTCGCGCACCGGCTGATCGATACGGGTGGCGTCGACATCGTGTACGGCCATTCGTCGCATCACGTGCGCGGGATCGAACGCTATCGCGGCCGCTTGATCCTCTACGGCTGCGGCGATTTCCTGAACGACTACGAAGGCATCGCCGGCTACCGCGCGTTCCGGCCGGACCTCGCGCTGATGTACTTCCCGCTGGTCGACACGGCAAGCGGCGCGCTGTGCGACCTGTTCATGGCGCCGATGCAGATCCGGCAACTGAGCGTGCGTCGCGCGCCGGACGAGGGTGTCGCGTGGCTCGCCGACACGCTCGAACGGGAAAGCGCCGTGTTCGGCACGCACGTGTGCGCGGATGCGACCGGCATGCTGACGCTGCGGGACTGA
- a CDS encoding acetyl-CoA hydrolase/transferase family protein, giving the protein MSSSRILAPALRSLVRTADEAAALIRPGMTVAMSGFTGSGYPKAVPAALAAHIEAAHARGEEFRINVLTGASTAPELDGALARTNGISMRLPYQSDPTLRDKINAGEVEYQDVHLSHVAQYAWFGLYGDLDVAIVEVAGIREDGLLIPSASVGNNKTWLDRAKHVILEVNTRQPLGLDGMHDIYYGTALPPHRKPIPLTKSDDRIGEPYLRCPAEKIVAIVETDAADRSNAFSAPDETSKQIAGQLIDFLRHEVKRGRLPENLLPLQSGVGNITNAVLAELSTAGFSNLTAYTEVIQDGMLDLLADGTLSFASATALSLSPDAVKRFADEIATFREKILLRPQEISNHPELVRRLGCIAMNGMIEADIYGNVNSTHVMGTKIQNGIGGSGDFARNGYLSCFMSASTAKGGAISRIVPMASHVDHTEHDVAVVVTEQGLADLRGLSPKQRARKIISTCAHPDFRPMLEDYFERACRESFGKQTPHLLGEALSWHERFVRTGSMKG; this is encoded by the coding sequence ATGTCTTCATCACGCATCCTCGCTCCCGCCCTGCGTTCGCTCGTCCGCACCGCCGACGAAGCCGCCGCCCTGATCCGTCCCGGCATGACCGTCGCCATGAGCGGCTTCACCGGCTCGGGCTACCCGAAGGCCGTGCCGGCCGCGCTCGCCGCGCACATCGAGGCGGCGCACGCGCGCGGCGAGGAATTCCGCATCAACGTGCTGACGGGCGCATCGACCGCGCCCGAGCTCGACGGCGCGCTCGCCCGCACCAACGGCATCTCGATGCGCCTGCCGTACCAGTCCGACCCGACGCTGCGCGACAAGATCAACGCCGGCGAAGTCGAATACCAGGACGTCCACCTGAGCCACGTCGCGCAATACGCGTGGTTCGGGCTGTACGGCGATCTCGACGTCGCGATCGTCGAGGTCGCGGGCATCCGCGAGGACGGGCTGCTGATTCCGTCCGCGTCGGTCGGCAACAACAAGACCTGGCTCGACCGCGCGAAGCACGTGATCCTCGAGGTCAACACGCGCCAGCCGCTCGGCCTCGACGGGATGCACGACATCTATTACGGCACCGCGTTGCCGCCGCACCGCAAGCCGATCCCGCTGACGAAGAGCGACGACCGCATCGGCGAGCCGTACCTGCGCTGCCCGGCCGAGAAGATCGTCGCGATCGTCGAGACCGACGCGGCGGACCGCAGCAACGCATTCTCCGCGCCGGACGAGACGTCGAAGCAGATCGCGGGGCAACTGATCGATTTCCTGCGCCACGAAGTGAAGCGCGGCCGGCTGCCGGAGAACCTGCTGCCGCTGCAGTCGGGCGTCGGCAACATCACGAACGCGGTGCTGGCGGAACTGAGCACGGCCGGGTTCTCGAACCTGACCGCGTACACCGAGGTGATCCAGGACGGCATGCTCGACCTGCTCGCGGACGGCACGCTGAGCTTCGCGTCGGCCACCGCGCTGTCGCTGAGCCCGGACGCGGTCAAGCGCTTCGCCGACGAGATCGCGACGTTCCGCGAGAAGATCCTGCTGCGCCCGCAGGAGATCAGCAACCATCCGGAGCTCGTGCGCCGCCTCGGCTGCATCGCGATGAACGGGATGATCGAGGCCGACATCTACGGCAACGTGAATTCGACGCACGTGATGGGCACGAAGATCCAGAACGGCATCGGCGGCTCGGGCGACTTCGCGCGCAACGGCTACCTGTCGTGCTTCATGTCGGCGAGCACCGCGAAGGGCGGCGCGATCTCGCGGATCGTGCCGATGGCGAGCCACGTCGACCACACCGAGCACGACGTCGCGGTGGTCGTCACCGAGCAGGGCCTCGCGGACCTGCGCGGGCTGTCGCCGAAGCAGCGCGCGCGCAAGATCATCTCGACCTGCGCGCACCCGGACTTCCGGCCGATGCTCGAGGACTACTTCGAGCGCGCGTGCCGCGAGAGCTTCGGCAAGCAGACGCCGCACCTGCTCGGCGAGGCGCTGTCATGGCACGAGCGGTTCGTGCGGACCGGGTCGATGAAGGGCTGA